The genomic region TATAACTCATTTACATGGGGATCATATTTTTGGATTACCTGGTTTTTTGAGTAGTCGTTCGTTTCAAGGTGCTCAACAAGCAACCCCACTTACTATTTATGGTCCTTCAGGAATTAAGGAATTTGTAACTACTTCTTTGAAAATTTCACAGACACATTTGGCATATCCAATTAAATATGTTGAACTTAAAGATGAGGGAGTTTTATTTGAAGATTCTCATTTTAAAGTTTCATTTAAATATTTAGATCATAGAATTCAATGTGTCGGATATAGAGTAGAAGAAAAGGATTATCCTGGAGAATTAATGGTTGATAAGTTACAAGAATTAGGAATTAGGCCAGGGCCTATTTATGGCAGAATAAAAAATGGCGAAACGGTTAAATTAGATAATGGAAAAGTTATTAATGGAAAAGATTTTATTGGAGAATCTAAGAAGGGTAGAATAGTAACTATTTTAGGTGATACTAGAAAAAATAAAAATATTGATTTATTAGCTGCTAATGCAGATGTTCTTGTTCATGAAAGTACCTTTGGAAAAGGTGAAGCAAAATTAGCTAAAAATTATTACCATTCTACATGTATCCAAGCAGCAGAAGTTGCTAAAAGAGAAAATGTAAAAGAATTACTATTAACGCATATTTCAGCTCGTTATGTAGGCCCAATGGTGAAAAAATTACAAAATGATGCTCGAAAAGTATTTCCAAATACGAAAGTAGTACACGATTTTGGATGTTATAATATTCCATTTTCCAAAACGGAGGTTAAATAATGAATAATTATAAGGCATTAAAAAATCTCGAAAATAAAGTAGTATTAATTACTGGTGCTTCATCTGGTTTAGGAGAGCAGATTGCATATCAGGTTGCTAAAAGAGGAGCAATCGTGATTGTCACAGCACGCAATCTAGATAAATTAAAGATGGTTGCAAAATCATGTACAGAATTTCATGGGAAAAAGGCATATGCAATTAGAATGGATATGTCAAATCCAGATGACATTGAAAATGCTGTTGAAACAATAAAACAATGTATAGGAAAAATCGATGTTTTAATTAATAATGCTGGCTTTGGATTGATGCAAAATGCAATTGATTTTGATATGCAACAAGCAGAAGCAATGTTTAGGGTCAATGTACTGGGAATGATGTATTTAACACAATATGTCGCATTACAAATGGCAGAAGAACATTGTGGAGTAATCATAAATATTGCATCAATGGCTGGAAAAATTGCAACACCAAAATCTGCAATTTATTCGGCAACAAAAGCAGCAGTTATTGGTTATTCTAATGCGTTACGCTTAGAATTAAAAAAATTAGGTATATCTGTTATTGTAGTAAATTCAGGACCAATTAGAACTAATTTTTTCAATACTGCAGATCAAACTGGAAATTATCTAGAAAAAGTTAAAAAGATAGTGTTAAATCCAGAATTAGTTGCAGAAAAAATAGTAAAAACAATTGGAAGTAATAAACGTGAACTGATTTTACCTGGCTTTTTTAAAGTTGCTGATATTGGTTATGCACTTTTTCCAAAATTAGGTGATTTTTTAACCGAAAATGTTTTTAATAAAAAATAGTTTTTAGTATTAGTTGAGGAGAGGAATACAAAGTGAAAAAGAAATTAAGTTTATTTGGAGTAGTTATTTTAGTGTTAGCTGTAACAATTTTTTCAGTTTTAAATATGCAAAGTGTAGCAGTTAACTTTTTTAGTTTGAAAGTTAGAATGCCATTGGTATTATTAATTATTTGTTCTGTAATTGTTGGAATTGTCATTACATCATTATTTTCAACTGTTGCTTCATTCAAACATAAACGAAAAATTAAAACTTTAAACAATGAAGTAGCAAGTTTAAAAAAACAAGTTCAAGAAAAAGTTGAAGATAAAAAAGTTATTGAAGATAAAAAGGAAGAGTAATTAATTGATTGATTCACAATATAAATGGGATTATCTTTGCGATAATTTAGATCATGATGAATTAAATAGATTAGAAAAAGAAACAAAATTATCACCTATACTTGTTAAAATTTTAGTCGAACGTGGATTTAAGACAGTAGACGAAATTAATAATTTCTTACATCCTAATGAAAATGACATTCATTCCCCATTTGATTTGCATGATATGCAAAAAGCTGTTGACCGTATTCAAGAAGCAATTATGAATGGAGAAAAGGTTGTTATTTATGGCGATTATGATGCAGATGGAATTACTAGTACTGCAATAATGTATGAAACTCTTCTCGAATTAGGTGCAGATGTTTCATATTATGTTCCAGATCGTTTTAAAGATGGTTATGGTCCTGATTTAGATCAGTATAAAAGATTAAAAAATGATGGAATGCAATTATTAATAACTGTTGATAATGGAGTTTCTGGATTTGATGAAATAAAATATTTAAATGCTCAAGGAATTGATGTAATTGTAACTGATCACCATGAAATTCCTCAAGAATTACCACCAGCATTTGCAATTGTTCATCCAGATTATCCTGGAAGTAATTATCCTTTTAAAGGATTAGCAGGTGTAGGTGTTGCATTTAAAGTTGCCTGCGCATTGTTAGAAGAAATTCCAGAAGATTTGTTAGATTTGGTTGCAATTGGAACTGTGGCTGATGTAATGCCATTAGTAGATGAAAATCGAATATTAGTTAGATATGGATTGCAAGCATTACAAATGACAAATCGACCTGGGTTATTATGCTTGTATGATGTTGCTGGTATTAAACCAAATAAAATTGATGCTGATACAATTGGGTTTGCTTTAGCACCAAGATTAAATGCTTTAGGTAGAATAAAGGATGCGTCTTTAGGAGTTAGATTATTAACTACATTAGATGAAGAAGAGGCTGCAAGTTTAGCAAAACAAACACAAAAATATAACGAAGAACGTCAAAGTTTCGTTAATGAAATAATGCAACAATGTCAGCAACAATTACTTTCTGAAAAGACACATTTAGTTAATATCATAAAGGGTAAAGGCTGGCATGAAGGCGTTTTAGGAATCGTTGCAAGTCGAATTGCTGAACAAACAAAAAAGCCAACGATTGTATTAACAAAAGTAGAAAATGGTATTTATAAGGGATCAGGTCGTTCAGTTAATGGATTTGATTTGTTTAAAGCTTTTGATGGGCATCGTGACTTATTTGAAAGTTTTGGTGGGCATCAAATGGCATGTGGTTTGTCAATTAGTGAAGAGAAAATATCTTCATTACAAGTGATTTCAGATCAAGAAGCAAGAAATCAAGATTTTGATGTTAATAAAAAAGAAACTATAGATATTACTGATAGGTTAGTTTCTACAGATATTTCATTGAATTTAATTAATGAAATTGAAAAACTATCGCCTTTTGGGATGCAGAATAATCGACCAATTTTTGAATTTGAAAATTTAAATGGTGCGAATTTAAAAATAATGGGAACAAATCAAGAACACTATCGCATCGATTTTAAAGCAAATAATCAAAATATCTCAGCCGTTAAATTTAACGTTTCAATGAAAGAAATTGAAATGCTAAAAAATTGTAATATAAACAATATTAAAGTGGTGGGTGAATTAGGAACCAACGAATGGCACGGAAAAACTTCAATTCAAATAAGGATTAAAGATATTAAAGAGGTAGAAAATCAACAAGAGAAATTTATTGATGCACGTGTGAAAAAATTAACGCAAAATATGTTTAAAGAAGATATTCTATATGGATTTTTTAATAAAAAAATTCAGAATAAAGTAATGCAAACACTGCATCATCCAATACAGTCAGTTTTATTGCGTGAAGATCAAAGTATTGATCAAGACAAAATTGTAATTGTTGATTGTCCTGACTCGTTAGAATTATTTGAAAATGTACTTTCAAACTTGCATGTTGACCAAATTGTATTAAAATGTTATTCGCAGCACAATTTAAATTATATGTCATTACCAACACATGAAGATTTTGTAAAGCTTTATCGTTTTACTAGTACTCATCAGAATATCAATTTAAATACAGATTTAGATAAACTTTCTTTATATTTAAATTTTGATAAAGAACAATTAGTTTTTATGATAAAGGTGTTTTTTGAGGTTGGATTTGTTAAAATTGATAAGGGATTACTTACCGGAACACCCCAAAATAAACACGTTGATTTAGAACAAACAGAAGTATATCAAAAAAGATTATCTCAAATAGAGGTTGAAGAAAAATTAATTCGATTAAACACAAATGATTTATTGAATTGGTTGAATAAATTAATAGAAGATTAGTTAAGTTATTAAAGGAGATAAACAATGACTTTAGATTTACACAATTATGTAGCAACTATTCCAGATTATCCAGAAAAGGGTGTTTTATTTCGTGATATTTCACCATTAATGGCAAATGGAGAAGCTTATCATCAAGCAACTGATCAAATTGTTCAATTTGCTCGAGATAAGGGTGTTGAAATGATTGTTGGACCTGAAGCACGTGGCTTCATTATTGGATGCCCAGTTGCTTTTGAATTAGGAGTGGGTTTTGCACCTGCACGTAAAAAAGGTAAATTACCACGCGAAACTGTAAAAGCTGAGTATGATTTAGAATATGGAAAATCAGCGTTATACATGCATAAAGATGCGATTAAGCCTGGTCAAAAAGTATTAGTAACAGATGATTTATTGGCAACTGGCGGGACAATTAGTGCAACAATTGATTTAGTTGAACAATTAGGTGGAATTGTTGTTGGTTGTGCATTTATCATTGAATTACAAGATTTGCATGGACGTGACAAAATTAAAGGATATGATATGTTGAGTTTGATGGAGTATTAATTGCTATTAGTAAATACTTTAAGTATAATTAATATTATTTAATGCCATGATTTTATCGTGGCTTTTTATATTAATGCTAGGAGGCTAATCATGAAAGAAAAGTTACGTGCATTTTGGAAAAATAAGTGGGTACGTTTTACTGCGCGTACAATTTTTTATTTTGTGATTTTATTTGCTCTGGTATATTTATACAGTTATAGCGGAGTCAATCAACCACACTATATATATAATGAATTTTAATTTGGGAGACGTGATGTAAATGGAACGTAATATAATTGTCACAATTGATGATTTTGCTGTAAAACATCCAGATAAAAATGTATATAATTATTTAGACAATATCAATACATATGGTGATTTAAAAAAATATTCAGATGCGTTAGCTGATTATTTAATTAATTTAAATTTACCAAAAGATCAACCAATTGTTGTATTTGGTGGTCAAACATTCCAAATGATTGCAACTTTTTTAGGAGTTGTAAAGTCTGGCCATGCATATATTCCTGTTGATACAAATTCATCAATTTCAAGAATTAAATCAATTGATGAAATTGGGAATCCTGCTATTTATATTCAAGTTGAAGATTTACCTGCAGAATTTAAACCAGATAAAACAATTTCTAAAAAAGAATTAAATGATATTTTTGTTCATGGAACTTTTTCAGAAGAAATTAAAAGTGATAATTTTGTAAATGGTAATGATACTTTTTATATTATTTTTACTTCAGGAACAACAGGTAAACCTAAGGGAGTTCAAATTAGTCATGATAATTTAACTAGTTATATTGACTGGATGCATTCTGATGATTTTGATATTAAACCTGGTGGAATTTGTTTATCACAGGCACCATATTCCTTTGATTTATCAGTAATGGATTTATATCCAACATTAACAACTGGTGGTGAATTAGCTGTATTACCTAAAAAAACAACTGAGAATTTTAAAGAGTTGTTTGAAGTTTTACCTAAACTTCATATTAATGAATGGGTATCAACACCATCCTTTATGGATATTTGTTTATTACAACCAACATTTGATGAAACTCATATGCCTGAATTATCTCACTTTTTGTTCTGTGGTGAGGAATTAACTCATACTACAGCAGCTA from Ligilactobacillus cholophilus harbors:
- the rnz gene encoding ribonuclease Z, with translation MELEFLGTSAGSPSKFRNVTSLALKLLDEINEVWLFDVGEGTQHQILRTTIRPRKVSKIFITHLHGDHIFGLPGFLSSRSFQGAQQATPLTIYGPSGIKEFVTTSLKISQTHLAYPIKYVELKDEGVLFEDSHFKVSFKYLDHRIQCVGYRVEEKDYPGELMVDKLQELGIRPGPIYGRIKNGETVKLDNGKVINGKDFIGESKKGRIVTILGDTRKNKNIDLLAANADVLVHESTFGKGEAKLAKNYYHSTCIQAAEVAKRENVKELLLTHISARYVGPMVKKLQNDARKVFPNTKVVHDFGCYNIPFSKTEVK
- a CDS encoding SDR family NAD(P)-dependent oxidoreductase, whose amino-acid sequence is MNNYKALKNLENKVVLITGASSGLGEQIAYQVAKRGAIVIVTARNLDKLKMVAKSCTEFHGKKAYAIRMDMSNPDDIENAVETIKQCIGKIDVLINNAGFGLMQNAIDFDMQQAEAMFRVNVLGMMYLTQYVALQMAEEHCGVIINIASMAGKIATPKSAIYSATKAAVIGYSNALRLELKKLGISVIVVNSGPIRTNFFNTADQTGNYLEKVKKIVLNPELVAEKIVKTIGSNKRELILPGFFKVADIGYALFPKLGDFLTENVFNKK
- a CDS encoding LapA family protein codes for the protein MKKKLSLFGVVILVLAVTIFSVLNMQSVAVNFFSLKVRMPLVLLIICSVIVGIVITSLFSTVASFKHKRKIKTLNNEVASLKKQVQEKVEDKKVIEDKKEE
- the recJ gene encoding single-stranded-DNA-specific exonuclease RecJ: MIDSQYKWDYLCDNLDHDELNRLEKETKLSPILVKILVERGFKTVDEINNFLHPNENDIHSPFDLHDMQKAVDRIQEAIMNGEKVVIYGDYDADGITSTAIMYETLLELGADVSYYVPDRFKDGYGPDLDQYKRLKNDGMQLLITVDNGVSGFDEIKYLNAQGIDVIVTDHHEIPQELPPAFAIVHPDYPGSNYPFKGLAGVGVAFKVACALLEEIPEDLLDLVAIGTVADVMPLVDENRILVRYGLQALQMTNRPGLLCLYDVAGIKPNKIDADTIGFALAPRLNALGRIKDASLGVRLLTTLDEEEAASLAKQTQKYNEERQSFVNEIMQQCQQQLLSEKTHLVNIIKGKGWHEGVLGIVASRIAEQTKKPTIVLTKVENGIYKGSGRSVNGFDLFKAFDGHRDLFESFGGHQMACGLSISEEKISSLQVISDQEARNQDFDVNKKETIDITDRLVSTDISLNLINEIEKLSPFGMQNNRPIFEFENLNGANLKIMGTNQEHYRIDFKANNQNISAVKFNVSMKEIEMLKNCNINNIKVVGELGTNEWHGKTSIQIRIKDIKEVENQQEKFIDARVKKLTQNMFKEDILYGFFNKKIQNKVMQTLHHPIQSVLLREDQSIDQDKIVIVDCPDSLELFENVLSNLHVDQIVLKCYSQHNLNYMSLPTHEDFVKLYRFTSTHQNINLNTDLDKLSLYLNFDKEQLVFMIKVFFEVGFVKIDKGLLTGTPQNKHVDLEQTEVYQKRLSQIEVEEKLIRLNTNDLLNWLNKLIED
- a CDS encoding adenine phosphoribosyltransferase, yielding MTLDLHNYVATIPDYPEKGVLFRDISPLMANGEAYHQATDQIVQFARDKGVEMIVGPEARGFIIGCPVAFELGVGFAPARKKGKLPRETVKAEYDLEYGKSALYMHKDAIKPGQKVLVTDDLLATGGTISATIDLVEQLGGIVVGCAFIIELQDLHGRDKIKGYDMLSLMEY
- a CDS encoding teichoic acid D-Ala incorporation-associated protein DltX, whose amino-acid sequence is MKEKLRAFWKNKWVRFTARTIFYFVILFALVYLYSYSGVNQPHYIYNEF
- the dltA gene encoding D-alanine--poly(phosphoribitol) ligase subunit DltA, encoding MERNIIVTIDDFAVKHPDKNVYNYLDNINTYGDLKKYSDALADYLINLNLPKDQPIVVFGGQTFQMIATFLGVVKSGHAYIPVDTNSSISRIKSIDEIGNPAIYIQVEDLPAEFKPDKTISKKELNDIFVHGTFSEEIKSDNFVNGNDTFYIIFTSGTTGKPKGVQISHDNLTSYIDWMHSDDFDIKPGGICLSQAPYSFDLSVMDLYPTLTTGGELAVLPKKTTENFKELFEVLPKLHINEWVSTPSFMDICLLQPTFDETHMPELSHFLFCGEELTHTTAANLKKRFPHARIFNTYGPTEATVAVTQVEITDQILEDYQRLPIGMPKKDTQIMLINDDLEEADAEGEIVIVGPSVSKGYINNPEKTANAFMKIQDMPAYRTGDLGEFDENGQLLYKGRLDFQVKLHGFRIELEDVDHHLNQVSLISQATTVPKYDKNNKVNQLIAYIVPEENDFEDDFKLTQAIKKELQEIMMSYMMPQRFVYVDSLPLTPNGKIDRKSLMKEVNK